The following are encoded together in the Halomonas halophila genome:
- a CDS encoding gp436 family protein has product MPYITLDDLVSRFGEDELLDLASDETGMVIDSDEIDRAIADADGEIDGRVAAGGYAVPLSPVPRIVQAYACDIARYRLYDDAATEQVTKRYEDAIKFLRAVARGEVLLGIGGDGDEPTAGSVEFQAGGRVMPGGGF; this is encoded by the coding sequence ATGCCCTACATCACCCTCGATGACCTGGTGAGCCGCTTCGGCGAGGACGAGCTGCTCGACCTCGCCTCGGACGAGACCGGCATGGTGATCGACAGCGACGAGATCGACCGCGCCATCGCCGATGCCGACGGCGAGATCGACGGCCGGGTGGCGGCGGGCGGCTATGCGGTACCGCTCTCGCCGGTGCCGCGGATCGTCCAGGCCTACGCCTGCGACATCGCCCGCTACCGGCTCTACGACGATGCCGCCACCGAGCAGGTCACCAAGCGCTACGAGGACGCCATCAAGTTCCTGCGCGCGGTGGCCCGGGGCGAGGTGCTGCTGGGGATCGGCGGCGACGGTGACGAGCCCACCGCCGGCAGCGTCGAGTTCCAGGCCGGCGGCCGGGTGATGCCGGGAGGGGGCTTCTGA
- a CDS encoding phage tail terminator protein gives MISDYLAAEQAIIDRLTARLPEVAIQSAPDLAGVVEDRQVTPAVIVLYAGDQVPGGDAVDQGDYHRIRQRWMTVVSVRSARGQRSGEGVREAAGPLLTQVIQALGGWRPAKGLGRMVRESAPRPAFTRGGYGYFPLQWGIDLLTNQSVD, from the coding sequence ATGATCAGCGACTACCTGGCCGCCGAGCAGGCGATCATCGACCGCCTGACGGCCCGGCTGCCCGAGGTGGCCATCCAGTCGGCGCCGGATCTGGCCGGTGTGGTCGAGGACCGGCAGGTCACCCCGGCGGTGATCGTGCTCTACGCCGGCGACCAGGTGCCCGGGGGCGATGCCGTCGATCAGGGCGACTACCACCGCATTCGCCAGCGCTGGATGACCGTCGTCTCGGTGCGTTCGGCCCGGGGCCAGCGCAGCGGCGAAGGCGTGCGTGAGGCCGCCGGGCCGCTGCTCACCCAGGTGATCCAGGCCCTGGGCGGTTGGCGGCCCGCCAAGGGTCTCGGCCGGATGGTGCGCGAGAGCGCGCCGCGGCCGGCCTTCACTCGAGGGGGCTATGGCTATTTCCCGCTGCAGTGGGGCATCGACCTGCT